In the genome of Monodelphis domestica isolate mMonDom1 chromosome 2, mMonDom1.pri, whole genome shotgun sequence, one region contains:
- the LOC100031345 gene encoding transcription elongation factor SPT5-like — translation MAGGQGQEQDPEPGRQGWDQVSNLGQEEQQQQQLKKQLKKQQQQQQLKKQSKSDHLAMFARQTQHLKRSQRGTRKFSEDEDEESSSDAESQAQGAAAAAQTAMGRAATGVLEDSDSSQSSGSESSESESERQSDEEESEEESVEELAGYFQRKYGRGWSRQQAPEEIPEHISQQRLLPGMKDPKLWLVRCKVGEEKATALTLLRKFLTYQKTDSPLLIKSAVAPENLKGYIYVEAYKASHVLQAIEGLVSLRQGRLQQQQQVPIREMTDVLKVLSKEGPSLQPKSWVRVRTGLYRGDLAQVSRVEPDQSSVSLKLIPRIDYGLLAGGQQPPEGLAKRQRFQRRPPQQLLDAHKIRSLGGRLTFDGDFLVFGGNRYSPRGFLLKTLSVSRVLREGVKPTLAELQQFEERPEALQALQLAAEDSSAEQSFRPGDKVEVSGGELVHLRGRVVSVQGPLVRMLPQHEMLREVLAFPACELRKHFEVGDHAQVVSGRSRGKSGFVLRAEAAFVLLFCDLNKEELRVLPRDLQLLGNTAPALDLLMQQQRWGQLVQLPSNTVGIFVGLDDADTCRVLDMQGKLQLVRSQAVADRKHNPLAVALDSGQNELRPRALVRVLEGPHSGLEACILHLFRGVAFLHSKKIMDHGGLFVCKTRHLLLSEAGRAPWAKDLPSRDLALGARSPAPITARPPGAPAGPRDPALGRAAGAGPGQGRRVNDLVGQTVRICQGPYKGYMGMVKEATDSVARVELHTTCQTISVQSQRLVRLGTPSSQSRDSTPHATPSYGSQTPIYNLGSFTPLYDCRTPKAQGDQTPDSRASSPPRKYRPSFLW, via the exons agcagcagcagcagcagctaaaGAAGCAGctaaagaagcagcagcagcagcagcagctaaaGAAGCAGAGCAAGAGCGACCACCTGGCGATGTTTGCGAGACAGACTCAACACCTGAAGCGGTCCCAGCGTGGCACCCGCAAGTTCTCTGAGGATGAGGACGAAGAAAGCAGCAGCGACGCCGAGAGCCAGGCTCAgggagccgccgccgccgcccagACGGCAATGGGGAGAGCAGCGACTGGAGTCCTGGAAGATTCAGACTCGTCCCAGTCATCGGGGTCCGAATCTTCTGAGTCGGAATCGGAGAGACAATCAGATGAGGAGGAGTCTGAAGAGGAG TCCGTGGAGGAGCTGGCCGGCTATTTCCAGCGGAAGTACGGGCGGGGATGGAGCAGACAACAGGCCCCGGAGGAGATCCCGGAGCACATCAGCCAGCAGAGGCTGCTGCCCGGAATGAAGGACCCCAAGCTGTGGCTGGTGCGGTGCAAGGTGGGCGAGGAAAAAGCCACAGCCTTGACCCTCCTGAGGAAGTTCCTGACCTACCAGAAGACAGACAGCCCCCTGCTGATCAAGTCCGCGGTGGCCCCGGAGAACCTCAAGGGCTACATCTACGTGGAGGCTTACAAGGCCAGCCACGTCCTGCAGGCCATCGAAGGCTTGGTCAGCCTGCGGCAGGGCcgcctgcagcagcagcagcaggtgcCCATCCGGGAGATGACCGACGTGCTCAAGGTGCTGTCCAAGGAGGGCCCCAGCCTGCAGCCCAAGAGCTGGGTGCGCGTGAGGACAGGCCTGTACAGGGGTGACCTGGCTCAGGTGTCTCGGGTGGAGCCGGACCAAAGCAGCGTCTCCCTCAAGCTGATTCCTCGAATCGACTACGGCCTGCTGGCGGGCGGCCAGCAGCCCCCAGAGGGCTTGGCCAAGAGGCAGAGGTTCCAGCGAAGACCCCCGCAGCAGCTGCTGGATGCGCACAAGATTCGCTCTCTGGGCGGCAGGCTGACCTTCGATGGAGATTTCCTGGTCTTCGGGGGCAACCGCTACAGCCCCCGAGGCTTCCTGTTGAAGACCCTGAGCGTGTCGCGCGTCCTCCGAGAGGGCGTGAAGCCCACGCTGGCCGAGCTGCAGCAGTTCGAGGAGCGGCCCGAGGCCCTGCAAGCCCTGCAGCTGGCCGCAGAGGACAGCTCCGCGGAGCAGAGCTTCAGGCCCGGGGACAAGGTGGAAGTGAGCGGCGGGGAGCTCGTGCACCTGCGGGGCCGGGTGGTGAGCGTGCAGGGCCCCCTGGTGCGGATGCTGCCCCAGCACGAGATGCTGCGCGAGGTGCTGGCGTTCCCCGCCTGCGAGCTGCGCAAGCACTTCGAGGTGGGGGACCACGCCCAAGTGGTCTCGGGCCGCTCCCGCGGCAAGTCTGGCTTCGTGCTGAGGGCCGAGGCCGCCTTTGTCCTGCTCTTCTGCGACCTCAACAAGGAGGAGCTCCGAGTCCTCCCCAGAGACCTGCAGCTGCTCGGGAACACGGCCCCGGCGCTGGACCTGCTCATGCAGCAGCAACGCTGGGGCCAGCTGGTGCAGCTGCCGTCCAACACGGTGGGCATCTTCGTGGGCCTGGACGACGCGGACACCTGCCGGGTGCTGGACATGCAGGGCAAGCTGCAGCTGGTGCGCAGCCAGGCAGTCGCCGACAGGAAGCACAACCCGTTGGCCGTGGCCCTGGACTCGGGCCAGAACGAACTTCGCCCCCGGGCGCTGGTCAGGGTCCTGGAAGGTCCGCACTCGGGCCTCGAGGCCTGCATCCTCCACCTCTTCCGAGGCGTCGCCTTCCTCCACTCCAAGAAGATCATGGACCACGGGGGCCTCTTCGTCTGCAAGACCCGCCACCTCCTGCTCAGCGAGGCCGGCCGGGCCCCATGGGCCAAGGACCTCCCCTCCCGCGACTTGGCGCTGGGTGCCCGCAGCCCTGCTCCCATCACTGCCAGGCCCCCTGGTGCCCCCGCAGGGCCCAGGGACCCAGCGCTGGGGAGGGCAGCGGGTGCTGGCCCGGGCCAGGGCCGCAGAGTCAACGATCTGGTGGGTCAGACTGTGCGCATCTGCCAGGGGCCCTACAAGGGCTACATGGGGATGGTGAAGGAGGCCACGGACTCCGTTGCCCGGGTGGAGCTACACACCACGTGCCAGACGATTTCCGTGCAATCCCAGAGACTGGTCCGCCTAGGCACCCCGAGCTCCCAATCCCGTGACTCCACCCCTCACGCCACCCCCAGCTATGGCTCCCAGACACCCATCTACAACCTGGGCTCCTTTACCCCCCTGTATGACTGCAGGACCCCCAAGGCCCAGGGGGACCAAACTCCAGATTCCAGGGCCTCCTCTCCTCCCAGAAAGTACAGACCAAGCTTCCTCTGGTAG